In the genome of Candidatus Bathyarchaeota archaeon, the window TTTGAGAATATTTTCGTATGCTTCGCCTTTTTCGGAATAGATCCTGCATTTAACGAGCACCAAAAAATTTTGACAAGAAATAATGCCTAATATCCAAATTAAGAAACATTTTTATTTAAGATGTTTAAATGTCTCATCCAGACATCCCATCTTTGGGATGTCTCCACAGGAAGGGGCGCTTGCACACCGTGTTACTGCCCCTCTTGTGGACTTACTTTTTGCATTCCAAGTGCATAAAAGTTTAAAAGTAATATATAGACCCTAGCATCTAAATCTTAAAAAATCTTGAGTGGGGTAAAATGCCACGTTATAAAACAACTGCCGATATATTGAAAATCATTAAGAATAAGGACAACATCCGAAAGAAATAGAGTTAGGCTTCGCCTATATTTCCGGAATATATGGGCATAATTGCCCACGTTGACCATGGAAAAACTACTATGTCAGACTCTCTTCTGGCATCTTCTGGATTACTCTCACCATCAGTCGCAGGTAAAGCATTAGCTTTGGACTTTATGGAAGAGGAACAAAAAAGACAGATGACGATAAAAGCAGCAAACGTCAGTCTCTTGCATGAGATGAAAGAGCAATCTTATGTTATAAATCTAATAGACACGCCAGGCCATGTGGACTTCAGCGGAAGAGTCACACGTTCGTTAAGAGCAATAGATGGAGCTGTAGTTGTTGTTGATGCTGTCGAAGAAGTAATGGTCCAGACAGAGACCGTTACTAGGCAAGCTGTGGGAGAGCGTGTTAGACCTGTATTATATATAAATAAAATTGACAGGCTGATCAAGGAGTTAAAATTAACCCCACAACAGATTGAGGAAAAAGTTGCAAGGATAATTAAAGATTTTAATGAATTAATTGAAACCTATGCTGAGCAAGAGTATAGAGAGAAATGGAAAGTGAACTTTTCAACGAATACCGTTGCTATGGGTTCAGCAAAAGATAGATGGGGTTTCAATTCAGTAATAGCTAAAGATAAAAATGTAAAATTCTCAGATGTTGTAGATGCTTATAAGGAGAATAAAGTAGAAGAACTAAAAGAGAAGGTGCCTCTGAATGAGGCCATACTTAACATGGTAGTTGAAGCCATGCCTCCGCCTCATGTTGCCCAGAAATATAGAATCTCTAAGATTTGGAGAGGGGATGCAGATAGTGAAATCGGTCAAGCTATGACCAACTGTGATGACAATGGTCCCGCTGTAATGTGTGTAGCGAACATAGTAGTAGATCCTCAGGCGGGAGTGGTTGCCACAGGTCGTTTATTCTCGGGCACTGTGCGAGAGGGTGATACAGTTCAATTGATTGGAGCAAAATCCCATTCAAGAATACAGCAAGTCTGCATCTTTATGGGACCTTATAGAGAAGTTATAGGAGAGATCACTGCTGGAAATATTCCTGCTTTATTAGGTCTAGATGCAGCTAGGGCCGGAGAGACCATCAGTTCAGTAAAGGATACATCACCTTTTGAAGCTGTAAAATATGTTACTGAGCCTGTTGTGACCTTAGCTGTAGAACCAAAGCACAGCAAAGATCTACCTAAATTAGTCGATACGCTTAAGAAGCTTTCAATTGAGGATCCAAACCTTGTTACTACAATAAATGAAGAGACAGGCGAATACCTAATCGCTGGTATGGGAACATTGCATTTAGAGATTGCGACTACTTTAATTCAAAAAACAGGACTTCAAGTAATAACATCGAAACCTATAGTGATCTATAGAGAAAGCGTTAAAAAGCAAGCCGGACCAATCGAAGGAAAATCACCAAACAAGCATAATAGGATTTTCATTAGCATTGAACCACTGAACGATGAGATCGTAGATATGATTAGAAAAGGAGATATCGGAGAATATATGGATCGTGCAGAAATGGCCAAAATCTTACGAGGAAAGGAATGGCCTGCTGATGAGGCAAAAGGTGTCTGGAGTGTTGATGAGGGATCCAATATGCTAATTGAAGTGACTAAAGGAGCACAATTCCTCCAAGAAGTCAAGGATATGGTTACAGCAGGCTATAGATGGGGTTTGAAAGAAGGGCCTATAGCATACGAGCAAATGAGAGGAGTAAAAGTAAAGATAGAAGATGTAAAGCTACATGAGGATGCAGTTCACAGAGGACCGGCACAGACTATGCCGATGACAAGGAGAGCGTTCTTCGCATCTTTCCTTTCTGCTGATCCTTGCTTACTAGAACCCATACAAAGAATAACCGTTAAAATTGCCCCAGACCTATTAGGAGCAGTTACAAGTGTGATCACACAAAAGAGAGGTAAAATTACATCAGTAGACCAAAAAGAAAATCTTGTGAATGTCTATGGAGATCTGCCTACAGCCGAAACATTCGATCTTTCGGAGGCACTCAGAGGCGCAACAGCGGGTCGTGCATTCTGGGGATTAGAATTCGCCCGATGGTCTCCTGTACCTGCATCTATGATAAATGAAGTCATCAGAGACATAAGAAAAAGAAAGGGTCTTCCTCCAGAACCACAAAAAGCAGCAGATTTTATGGACTGACGTTTAGCATATGCTACTAAATTTTTTCTATTTCTTTACTTTTGAATTTTGAAATTTTGCCAATTCCATGAACTTCATAGCCAACTCCGCATCGCCTGACTGAAGAGCATCAATAGAATTTCTTAACATCTCGTCTTTAGTCAAGGGAATAACTCTATCAATTGGCTTGAATGTAGCGGATTTAGGCATCATTAATTTTTTTTTGGACAGCTTTAATTTTTGCATAATTTCATTTGAAAGATCTATATCCCCTTCGTCAAGAGCGATCATTGCATCTCTCAACAATTCTGCTTTAGTTTTTGAGGTTTTTTCAAACATAATTATTTTGTTTCTTATTGATGTTTTTAATATTATTTGGCATGCTGAGTATAAACAGCAAATCGCTACATACTTTTAGTTATCTCTCTATCTTGCGATGATCTACTCTCAACTTTTTATTATAAATCAAATATCAAAGATCTGTATGAGATGCTTTTGTATACCAAGATTCAAAATTCATGATCTTATATAATGAGTTTCCCTCCAGCTAAGGAATTTTGGTATAAAGCATCTCTACTATTATTTAGAATTACGTTAAATCATTTTTTCTACTAAAATAGGAAAAATATAAATTATAGTAAACGCCTATAACGCAAAAACCAAAATACCTTCAGAGTTATTATTTTAAAGGACATAAGTTACAATTCATGGATGCAATAAGGTGGAATCATGGGAAAAGTCAGAAATGAAACGATAAAGAAATTTGCTAGATCTATAATTGAAAAATATCCTAATAAATTTTCACGAGATTATGAAAATAATAAGAAGCTATTGGAAGAAGTCGCTGATATTCAATCTAAAAAATTAAAAAATAAAATAGCAGGATACGTTACAACCTTAATTTCAAGAACGCCCAGCGAACCTATAACAGAGCCTACAAAGGAAAGTGTAATCCCGCCAAAAGAAGAAAAAAAGCCTGAAAAACCGGTTGAAACTACTGCTGAAAAGAAACTAAAAGAGGAAAAACCGCAAGCTGAACCTGTCGAAGAAGAAAAGGAAATCAAAACAGAAGCTTCAAAAGAAGAAAAATTAGAAAAGAAAGAAGTAGAAAAGCCGAAAGAAGAGAAGCCTAAAAAACCAGTTAAATCTGCTGCAGAAAAAAAACCTGAAAAAGTAAAACCAAAAAAACAAGCTAAAGTAGAGAAGTAAAAAAAAGAAATCAAAATCCTGATTTTTATCTCTGTTTCTTACCGCATGACAAACAATAAAATGATCCCTCTGGAATTTTCGCTCTGCAACTTGTACAGTATTTTAATCTTCTTGTTTCAATATTCTGCTTTTTTCTTGATCTTATGAACATAATTAAAATGAAACATATCCAAATAACAAAGGCCCAAAATACAGCATTTGTTATTGCATACAACCATTTCCAAACAGGTATTTCTCGAACCATATAGTCACTTATGGGAATTTTCAAAATGTCATGAATCAAACTTCCAGGAAAGATTGTTCCTGGAGGGATTTCAGGAATAGCCAGACCAATCGATAGAATAAAAATGAAGCATATTATATACACTAAAGCATCAATCAAGTCTGAACTCCGATTTATAGCTAGTTGATTAAAAGCTATAAATCTTCGTATAGAAAATTATAGGCGATAAGGATTAAGTTGAATTTACTATTTCCTCTTTTTCCTTGCAAGGATTTTATTTATACCTTCTATCATAGCCTCTACGCTAGCCATCACAACATCTTCACGTGCCGCACTAGCTGAAACGACATTGCCCTGACCATTCTCAACTTTTATTAGAACTTCAGCCAATGCATCAGAACCACCTGTAATTGCCTCCAATCGGTATTCTTTAAGTCTTACATTTGCTAGGGGACTAATTATCTTTTGAATGGCTTTTATTGCAGAATCAACAGGTCCAACACCCGTTGCAGAAGCAATGTGTTCTTTGCCATCTAATGAGAGTTTAACAGATGCTGTTGGTACTGTGTTCATTCCAGATAATACGGATAGATTCTCCAGATTTACAATCCTTTCCTCATCAGATAAGCCGTCTATTACAGCCCTGGCTATTGAGTAAAGATCAATGTCTGTTACTATCTTACCCTTATCTCCAATCTCTTTTACCCTATCAAGGATCTCTTTCATATGCGTGTCGTCAGCATCCATACCGGCTTCAGCCAACTTTGCCTTCAAGCCATGAGTACCTGCGTGCTTACCTGCCTGGAACCATCTTTTTCTTCCTACTAACTCAGGACTAATCGGTTCATAAGTAATAGGTTTAGTAGAAATTCCATGCGTATGAATTCCGGCCTCATGCCCAAATGCATTTTCTCCAACTATAGCTTTGTTGGGTTGCACAGAAATGCCGGTAAGTCTAGTAACCAATTTTGAGGTTTCATACAGTAATTTTGTATTAATATTGGTTTTTTTCTTCAATAACAATTGAATTCCTATTACTATCTCTTCTAAAGAGGCATTTCCTGCTCTTTCTCCAAGACCGTTAATAGTAGCATGAACTTGAGTTGCACCTGCCTCAACAGCAGTAAGTGAGTTTGCAACAGCTAGTCCGAAATCATTGTGGCAATGAATGCTTATCGGTATTTTAATCGAATCAGTGATCTTACTAATCCAGTCATAGACATTTCTAGGATCCATTACTCCTACAGTATCAGGTATATTTATTCTATCAGTCTTAGCATCTGTAACAGCCTTCAATACCTTCATAAGATAAGAGAAATCAGTTCTACTAGCATCTTCAGGTGAAAATTCTACTACAACGCCGTGCTTTTTTGCATATTCAACACTATCTACGGCTGCTTTTAGAACTTCTTCTTTACTCATTTTAAGTTTATATTTCATGTGTATGTCGGAAGTAGCTATAAATGTATGAACGCAATCTACATCGCATTCAATAGCCTTATCGATATCCGCTCTATTAGCTCTCGCAAGTCCACAAATCTCAGATCTTAATTTTTCTTTCGTTATTCTCTTTACCGCTTCATGTTCTCCTTTTGAGACTAAGGGAAAGCCAGCTTCTATAGTATCTACGCCAAGTGAATCTAATTTATGAGCTATCTCTATTTTATCTTCAGGAGTCAAAGACACACCTGGTGTTTGCTCTCCATCCCTCAAAGTCGTATCAAAAATACTGATTACTTTAGGTTTTTTACTCAAAATTAGTCACATTATTTTCGATTAATATTCCCTAATATTCTTTTTACCCTAGATTTGCTATAATTATTATTCTATAAATCCTCAATAATCGGAGGCAAATATTTCTAACATATTAATAGAATCTTTGCTGTTTTTAATCGCTATTCTTTGATAGATATTCAACCACTAGATCACCCACTTTTGATGTTGAATAACCCATCTTTCCTGCTGAGAAACTCTGTAGTTTTTCTTTAACTACCTGTTTCACTGCATTCTCTACTATAATTGCTGCTTGTTGCTCACCAATTGTATCTAATAGCATCGAGAGAGCACATATTGCTGCAAGGGGATTGATAATATTTTTTCCAGTATATTTAGGTGCACTACCACCGATTGGCTCAAACATCGATACCCCAGTTGGATTGATATTTCCTCCAGCTGCAATTCCCATGCCACCTTGTATTATGGCTCCAAGATCCGTGATAATATCTCCAAACATATTATCGGTTACAATGACATCAAACCATTCAGGACTCTTCACCATCCACATACAAGTAGCGTCAACATTTGCATACTCAGTCTCAATGTCTGTATAGTCTTTAGCCACTTCATAGAAGACTCTCTCCCACAAATCAAAGGCATAAGTTAACACATTAGTTTTCCCACAAAGCGTTACTTTCTTCCGTTTATTTCTCCGCTTGGTATAATCAAAAGCGAAGCGTATAACTCGTTCTGCTCCCTTGTATGTATTGATGCTGTCTTGAATGGCCACTTCATCCTTAGTGCCTTTTTTCAGAAAGCCTCCAGCCCCACAATATAGGCCTTCGGTATTCTCTCTTATCACCACAAAATCGACATCATCTTCAGTTTTATCCTTCAAAGGACAAAACCGCTTATCATAAAGAACAACAGGACGTAAATTTACGTACTGATCGAGTTCAAAACGTAATTTCAACAATATCCCTTTTTCCAGAATTCCTGGCTTTACTTTTGGATCTCCGATTGCACCTAAATAGATCGAATCAATTTTCTTCAACTCTTCATATATTGAATCAGGAAGAATTTCACCGGTTTTACGATATCTTTCTCCACCTAAATCATAAGAAATTGTCTCATAGGCAAATCCTTGCTGAACAGCGATTGCTTTTAAGACTTTTAGCCCTTCATTTACAACTTCCGGACCAGTTCCGTCACCACCAATTACCGCTATTTTATAAGATTTCTTACTCATTAATCTCCTCTCCTTTTTTCGTAGTATATGGTCTTTTCATTTGGAAAATATAATTAGGAACTACCTTCCGTTCCTAACTCTTTTTTGAGGTGTTCTATTAATCCACCTTCTTGAAGAATTGTCATCAAGAATTTCGGAATCGGAGCAGTCTTAAATGTTAAATCTTTTGACTCATTTGTCACGATTCCTTTCTCTAAATCGACCGATATTATATCTCCTTCTTCTACATTTTCCGAAATATTCTCGCACTCGATTGCTGGCAATCCAATGTTTATGCAATTTCTGTAAAAGATACGTGCAAAGTATTCAGAGACTACACATTCAACTCCAGCGTTTTTTAAGGCAATTGGAGCTTGCTCGCGACTGGATCCACAACCGAAATTCTTCCCGCCAATTAGAACAGCCCCATCTCTGACTTTTGATGAGAAGTCAGGATCTATTCCTTCCATTGCATGCTTGCCTAATTCCTTTGGATCTATCAATTCGAGATATTTCCCAGGTAGTATGACATCTGTATTGATATTGTCACCAAATTTTACAGCTTTCTTTTTTAATACCAAGTTTATCAGTCTCCTTATTTGTTAGCTGGATCCACAATCCTGCCCTCTAAAGCTGATGCTGCTGCAGTTGCTGGGGATGCCAGATATACCTTAGACTCTGGACTGCCCATTCTTCCGATGAAGTTTCTGTTAGAAGTTGCAACACAGATTTCACCGGGCGCAAGTAAACCCAAATGTCCGCCTAAACAAGGACCGCAAGTAGCATTAGTAACAATTCCACCGGCTTGAATGAAAATATCCATTAGGCCTTCTTCCAATGCTTCTGAATAGATATCTTGAGAAGCTGGTGACACTATCATCCTTACACCTTTTTTGATCTTTTTACCTTTCAAGATCTTTGCTGCTAGCCTCAAATCTTCGATTCTTCCATTTGTGCAAGAGCCTAAGAAAACTTGATCCACTTCAACGTTTCCAACTTCTGAAGCTGGCTTAACATTGTCCACAGAGTGTGGACAGGCAACTTGAGGAGTCAACTCGCTGGCTTCAATTTCAACGGTTTTATCATAAGATGCGTTTTCATCGCTTTTTATTGGAGTGAATTGCTTATCAGTTCTCTCTTTAACATATTGCATTGTTTTTTCATCTGCTGTAACTGTACCAGTTTTAGCACCCGCCTCGACTGCCATATTACAAATAGTAAGGCGGCCGTCAATGCTCATATCGCTGATTGCCTTGCCTATGAATTCCATTCCCATATACCTTGCACCATCCTCGCCAATTTTTCCAATGATATTCAATATCAGATCTTTTGGAGTCACAAGATTCTGGAAGTTTCCATTGGTCTGTATTTTCATGGCTTTAGGAATCCTGAACCACATCTTTCCTATTGCCAAAACCGCTGCCATCTCTGTTGAGCCAATTCCAGTAGCGAATGTACCTAAAGCACCATATGTACATGTATGAGAGTCGGCACCAACTATCAATTCCCCCGGCCTAGCATGACCTTTTTCATGGAATACCTGATGGCATACTCCACCGT includes:
- a CDS encoding elongation factor EF-2, whose protein sequence is MGIIAHVDHGKTTMSDSLLASSGLLSPSVAGKALALDFMEEEQKRQMTIKAANVSLLHEMKEQSYVINLIDTPGHVDFSGRVTRSLRAIDGAVVVVDAVEEVMVQTETVTRQAVGERVRPVLYINKIDRLIKELKLTPQQIEEKVARIIKDFNELIETYAEQEYREKWKVNFSTNTVAMGSAKDRWGFNSVIAKDKNVKFSDVVDAYKENKVEELKEKVPLNEAILNMVVEAMPPPHVAQKYRISKIWRGDADSEIGQAMTNCDDNGPAVMCVANIVVDPQAGVVATGRLFSGTVREGDTVQLIGAKSHSRIQQVCIFMGPYREVIGEITAGNIPALLGLDAARAGETISSVKDTSPFEAVKYVTEPVVTLAVEPKHSKDLPKLVDTLKKLSIEDPNLVTTINEETGEYLIAGMGTLHLEIATTLIQKTGLQVITSKPIVIYRESVKKQAGPIEGKSPNKHNRIFISIEPLNDEIVDMIRKGDIGEYMDRAEMAKILRGKEWPADEAKGVWSVDEGSNMLIEVTKGAQFLQEVKDMVTAGYRWGLKEGPIAYEQMRGVKVKIEDVKLHEDAVHRGPAQTMPMTRRAFFASFLSADPCLLEPIQRITVKIAPDLLGAVTSVITQKRGKITSVDQKENLVNVYGDLPTAETFDLSEALRGATAGRAFWGLEFARWSPVPASMINEVIRDIRKRKGLPPEPQKAADFMD
- a CDS encoding 30S ribosomal protein S17e, translating into MGKVRNETIKKFARSIIEKYPNKFSRDYENNKKLLEEVADIQSKKLKNKIAGYVTTLISRTPSEPITEPTKESVIPPKEEKKPEKPVETTAEKKLKEEKPQAEPVEEEKEIKTEASKEEKLEKKEVEKPKEEKPKKPVKSAAEKKPEKVKPKKQAKVEK
- a CDS encoding 2-isopropylmalate synthase gives rise to the protein MSKKPKVISIFDTTLRDGEQTPGVSLTPEDKIEIAHKLDSLGVDTIEAGFPLVSKGEHEAVKRITKEKLRSEICGLARANRADIDKAIECDVDCVHTFIATSDIHMKYKLKMSKEEVLKAAVDSVEYAKKHGVVVEFSPEDASRTDFSYLMKVLKAVTDAKTDRINIPDTVGVMDPRNVYDWISKITDSIKIPISIHCHNDFGLAVANSLTAVEAGATQVHATINGLGERAGNASLEEIVIGIQLLLKKKTNINTKLLYETSKLVTRLTGISVQPNKAIVGENAFGHEAGIHTHGISTKPITYEPISPELVGRKRWFQAGKHAGTHGLKAKLAEAGMDADDTHMKEILDRVKEIGDKGKIVTDIDLYSIARAVIDGLSDEERIVNLENLSVLSGMNTVPTASVKLSLDGKEHIASATGVGPVDSAIKAIQKIISPLANVRLKEYRLEAITGGSDALAEVLIKVENGQGNVVSASAAREDVVMASVEAMIEGINKILARKKRK
- a CDS encoding 3-isopropylmalate dehydrogenase gives rise to the protein MSKKSYKIAVIGGDGTGPEVVNEGLKVLKAIAVQQGFAYETISYDLGGERYRKTGEILPDSIYEELKKIDSIYLGAIGDPKVKPGILEKGILLKLRFELDQYVNLRPVVLYDKRFCPLKDKTEDDVDFVVIRENTEGLYCGAGGFLKKGTKDEVAIQDSINTYKGAERVIRFAFDYTKRRNKRKKVTLCGKTNVLTYAFDLWERVFYEVAKDYTDIETEYANVDATCMWMVKSPEWFDVIVTDNMFGDIITDLGAIIQGGMGIAAGGNINPTGVSMFEPIGGSAPKYTGKNIINPLAAICALSMLLDTIGEQQAAIIVENAVKQVVKEKLQSFSAGKMGYSTSKVGDLVVEYLSKNSD
- a CDS encoding 3-isopropylmalate dehydratase small subunit, with translation MINLVLKKKAVKFGDNINTDVILPGKYLELIDPKELGKHAMEGIDPDFSSKVRDGAVLIGGKNFGCGSSREQAPIALKNAGVECVVSEYFARIFYRNCINIGLPAIECENISENVEEGDIISVDLEKGIVTNESKDLTFKTAPIPKFLMTILQEGGLIEHLKKELGTEGSS
- a CDS encoding 3-isopropylmalate dehydratase large subunit → MFEKILAKAADKSKVEPDEIVEAKIDMAMMHDLTGPLTIHSFGRIGVKKVHDPERIVVIFDHLVPASTIRAATLQKTLREFIEEQSIQNFYDVGYGGVCHQVFHEKGHARPGELIVGADSHTCTYGALGTFATGIGSTEMAAVLAIGKMWFRIPKAMKIQTNGNFQNLVTPKDLILNIIGKIGEDGARYMGMEFIGKAISDMSIDGRLTICNMAVEAGAKTGTVTADEKTMQYVKERTDKQFTPIKSDENASYDKTVEIEASELTPQVACPHSVDNVKPASEVGNVEVDQVFLGSCTNGRIEDLRLAAKILKGKKIKKGVRMIVSPASQDIYSEALEEGLMDIFIQAGGIVTNATCGPCLGGHLGLLAPGEICVATSNRNFIGRMGSPESKVYLASPATAAASALEGRIVDPANK